From a single Calothrix sp. NIES-2098 genomic region:
- a CDS encoding aliphatic sulfonates ABC transporter substrate-binding protein: MKDKDIFETGLFNYRIKRRSLPTALFFLTSAITVACNSGSTKTSNSASQSPEANSSTPANVADTTAQGTKARIAIIRGPGPYYLAKVKGSLEKYLEPKKYGVQWLGPFPAFAPAVEGLNAGSIDFTGGSTTAAISAMAGGSPFKIFGYQVSGKDGSGILVQKNSSIKTVKDLVGKKVIVNRGGTGEYLLAKGLEKAGVSLDQVQRVYLGPADAAPVFASGKADAWAVWGTFFANAAVKDGARILATAGEIESENDGIYIVHNAFLEKHPDVVKAVYDVLVQESQWVLSNAPQAMQVYGKEFKLSEGVQKFMSERVEGTPIPVGAAEIEKMNRVSDWFFKLGIIPKKPNIENFVVDVTKL; the protein is encoded by the coding sequence ATGAAAGATAAAGATATCTTTGAAACTGGGTTATTCAACTACCGCATTAAACGTCGTAGTTTACCTACAGCATTATTTTTCCTGACATCTGCTATTACGGTTGCTTGTAATAGTGGTTCTACTAAAACTAGCAATTCTGCTTCTCAGTCTCCTGAAGCTAATAGTTCTACACCGGCAAATGTGGCAGATACTACCGCCCAAGGTACAAAAGCAAGAATAGCGATTATTAGAGGCCCTGGGCCTTACTATCTAGCTAAGGTCAAAGGCTCATTAGAGAAATACTTAGAACCGAAAAAATATGGCGTACAGTGGTTAGGCCCTTTTCCTGCTTTTGCACCCGCCGTTGAAGGTTTGAATGCAGGTAGTATTGATTTTACAGGCGGTAGTACTACGGCTGCTATATCCGCAATGGCTGGTGGTTCACCATTCAAGATTTTTGGTTATCAAGTTAGCGGTAAAGATGGATCGGGGATTTTAGTTCAGAAAAACTCTTCGATTAAAACTGTAAAAGATTTGGTTGGCAAAAAGGTGATTGTCAATCGAGGCGGTACTGGCGAATACCTGCTAGCAAAAGGCTTAGAAAAAGCAGGAGTATCTTTAGACCAGGTTCAACGAGTCTATCTTGGCCCTGCGGATGCTGCACCAGTTTTTGCTTCAGGAAAAGCAGATGCTTGGGCTGTATGGGGTACTTTTTTTGCTAATGCAGCTGTAAAAGATGGGGCAAGAATTCTGGCTACTGCCGGAGAAATTGAATCAGAAAACGATGGGATTTATATCGTTCACAATGCATTTTTAGAGAAGCATCCGGATGTTGTAAAAGCTGTTTACGATGTTCTGGTACAAGAAAGCCAATGGGTATTATCAAATGCACCCCAAGCAATGCAAGTTTACGGTAAAGAATTTAAGCTTTCTGAAGGTGTACAGAAGTTTATGAGTGAACGAGTAGAAGGAACACCCATACCAGTCGGCGCAGCAGAAATTGAAAAGATGAATCGCGTTAGTGACTGGTTTTTTAAACTGGGCATTATTCCCAAAAAACCTAATATAGAAAACTTTGTGGTTGATGTCACAAAGTTATAG
- a CDS encoding aliphatic sulfonate monooxygenase gives MEVLWYLTAPDGPYPWTKKGARKIDYAYMQQLARGIDHLGYSGALLATGVHDTWVLGSSLIPFTERMRFLIAVHPGLLSPTLFAKMAATFDQFSKGRLLINIINGTSNTMAANGLHLSHDERYAHCDEYLTVWRKLMAGETVDFEGEYVNVKKAKVGLPAVQSPYPPLWFGGSSEAALEVAAKHIDTYLTWGETPPQIAERVATMRSLAAKYGRTLRFGIRLYVIVRETEEEAWKAAEWLLQRMDEESVANIQKMLNSGDSVGQQRMLKFHGGQIPKNVRDLEIYPNLWAGLGLVRPGPGTAVVGDPQTVAARLQEYADIGIETFIISGIPLIEEAYRVADLLLPLLPISRPGSNNQVTTSINVPTWSSIRETVGAIPSSKEIAEPAKELG, from the coding sequence ATGGAAGTTCTCTGGTATTTGACTGCGCCAGATGGCCCCTATCCTTGGACTAAAAAGGGTGCAAGGAAAATTGATTATGCATATATGCAACAGCTAGCGCGGGGGATCGATCACCTGGGATATTCTGGCGCACTCTTGGCTACAGGGGTGCATGATACCTGGGTATTAGGTTCATCGCTAATTCCGTTTACAGAACGGATGCGCTTTTTGATTGCTGTACATCCGGGTTTGTTATCGCCCACATTGTTTGCAAAGATGGCGGCGACTTTTGACCAATTTTCTAAGGGTCGGTTGTTGATCAATATCATCAACGGCACATCCAACACAATGGCCGCTAATGGTTTGCACCTTTCCCACGATGAACGCTATGCCCACTGTGATGAATATCTCACAGTTTGGCGGAAACTCATGGCTGGGGAAACAGTTGACTTTGAAGGCGAATATGTCAATGTCAAAAAAGCTAAGGTAGGATTACCTGCGGTACAGTCACCCTATCCGCCTTTGTGGTTTGGTGGTTCTTCTGAAGCAGCTTTGGAAGTCGCAGCTAAACATATAGATACTTACTTAACTTGGGGAGAAACACCACCACAGATTGCAGAAAGAGTAGCCACAATGCGATCGCTTGCTGCTAAATATGGTCGTACTCTCAGATTTGGTATTCGCCTCTATGTGATTGTTCGTGAAACTGAAGAGGAAGCCTGGAAAGCCGCCGAATGGTTACTTCAGCGCATGGATGAAGAATCAGTAGCAAATATTCAAAAAATGCTCAATAGTGGCGATTCTGTAGGTCAGCAACGAATGCTGAAGTTTCATGGCGGTCAAATTCCTAAAAATGTGCGAGATTTGGAAATTTATCCGAATCTTTGGGCGGGTTTAGGTTTAGTGCGTCCCGGCCCCGGTACAGCGGTGGTAGGCGATCCTCAAACTGTTGCGGCGCGTCTTCAGGAATATGCTGATATTGGCATTGAGACTTTCATTATTTCTGGTATTCCGCTGATTGAAGAAGCTTATCGAGTTGCTGATTTATTGTTGCCACTACTACCAATTTCTCGTCCAGGCAGTAATAATCAGGTGACTACGAGTATTAATGTTCCCACTTGGAGCAGTATTAGGGAAACTGTAGGGGCTATTCCTTCTAGTAAAGAAATTGCTGAACCTGCTAAAGAATTGGGGTGA
- a CDS encoding putative sulfonate transport system substrate-binding protein: MSNYSETAKTAITELWYTRCPVPTVSGLALDLGWLNQTFAKDGIAFKSLRASEERSVRESHYDHTLKGLFREGGNIPAIWAKSTGKDTRVIGLTWVDEYQAILTLPNSEINQPADLAGRKLGLPRRIESQIDFSRAMALRGFLSTLSLADLNETDVNFVDINAQQTDLREIAGTTVRRSNFYYAEVAALLRGEVDAIYVKGAPGVDLTVEHGFKVVFDLGAHPDPLVRVNNGTPRTITVNADLVEQHPDLVVQYLACLFQTSKWAETHAEEVVRIVSQETGGGEAAVRKAYGSKLHQRLQPALSEEWIAGLKLHKDFLLKWGFIPTDFDIDAWIVREPLAIAQKLAFNLQEPAFAQL, from the coding sequence ATGTCAAATTACAGCGAAACTGCAAAAACGGCAATTACTGAATTATGGTACACTCGCTGTCCAGTTCCTACTGTATCTGGGTTGGCTTTGGATTTGGGATGGTTAAATCAGACTTTTGCTAAAGATGGTATTGCTTTCAAATCCTTACGGGCTTCTGAAGAACGTTCTGTTCGTGAATCCCATTATGACCACACACTGAAGGGATTATTTCGTGAGGGTGGTAATATTCCAGCAATTTGGGCAAAGTCTACTGGTAAAGATACCCGCGTAATTGGTTTGACATGGGTAGATGAGTACCAAGCAATATTGACTCTACCAAATTCAGAAATTAACCAACCCGCAGATTTAGCAGGGCGAAAATTGGGACTACCAAGGCGGATTGAAAGTCAAATTGACTTCTCTAGAGCAATGGCGTTACGTGGTTTCTTGAGTACTTTGTCGCTAGCAGATCTAAATGAAACTGATGTCAATTTTGTAGATATTAACGCCCAGCAAACAGACTTACGCGAAATTGCAGGTACGACTGTACGCCGGAGTAATTTCTATTATGCAGAAGTAGCAGCCTTACTGCGAGGTGAGGTTGATGCCATCTATGTTAAAGGTGCCCCTGGTGTAGACTTGACTGTAGAACATGGTTTTAAAGTAGTCTTCGATTTAGGCGCGCATCCCGATCCCCTGGTGCGGGTGAATAATGGTACTCCGAGAACAATCACCGTTAATGCAGATCTTGTAGAACAGCATCCCGATTTAGTAGTGCAATACTTAGCTTGTCTTTTCCAAACTTCAAAATGGGCAGAAACCCACGCCGAAGAGGTAGTGAGAATTGTTTCTCAGGAAACTGGAGGTGGTGAAGCAGCAGTTCGCAAAGCTTATGGTTCAAAGCTACATCAGCGCTTACAACCAGCTTTATCCGAAGAGTGGATCGCCGGACTGAAATTGCATAAAGACTTTCTATTGAAGTGGGGATTTATCCCAACAGATTTTGATATTGATGCTTGGATTGTGCGAGAACCCTTAGCAATAGCTCAAAAACTAGCTTTTAATCTTCAAGAACCCGCTTTTGCTCAACTATAA
- a CDS encoding taurine catabolism dioxygenase TauD/TfdA has product MSNKHIEVKPVAGHIGAEIGGVDLSRPLSDEAVAEIRQALLKWKVIFFRNQNIDHAAQIAFTSRFGEVTYAHPHEDEPIEGFAEILPIDRSRYERKNGLRRASYENRWHTDVTAVVNPPAGSILRAVNVPSFGGDTQWTNLVAAYEGLSAPVKALADTLKAQHHFNARLRLPSNSKIAQRIAANPQVSIHPVVRVHPETGERALFVNPGFTSHILDVSPQESDLLLELFFNQITKPAYTTRFRWNNGDIAFWDNRATAHLAPQDLDHIEVERVLYRTTITGDIPVGPDGFRSQIVEGEPLTSELPTVLKNKAEQREPVLS; this is encoded by the coding sequence ATGAGCAACAAGCATATTGAAGTCAAACCAGTAGCTGGTCACATTGGTGCAGAAATCGGTGGTGTAGACCTTTCCCGCCCTCTTTCAGATGAAGCAGTAGCCGAAATTCGCCAAGCACTGTTGAAGTGGAAAGTCATATTCTTTCGCAATCAGAACATTGACCATGCAGCACAAATTGCTTTTACATCTCGTTTTGGCGAAGTGACTTATGCACATCCCCACGAGGATGAACCAATCGAAGGTTTTGCTGAAATCCTGCCAATCGACCGCAGCCGCTACGAACGGAAAAATGGTCTGCGTCGTGCCAGTTATGAAAACCGGTGGCACACTGATGTCACAGCAGTTGTTAACCCACCAGCAGGTTCTATTTTGCGCGCAGTTAACGTCCCTAGCTTTGGTGGTGACACACAGTGGACTAATTTAGTTGCTGCTTACGAGGGACTATCAGCACCCGTAAAAGCGCTAGCAGACACATTAAAAGCACAACATCACTTCAATGCACGCTTGCGTTTACCCAGCAATAGCAAAATTGCACAACGTATCGCCGCCAATCCCCAAGTTTCCATTCACCCAGTCGTGCGGGTGCATCCAGAGACAGGCGAACGTGCATTATTTGTGAATCCTGGTTTTACCTCCCACATTCTAGACGTATCGCCACAAGAAAGCGATTTACTACTAGAGTTGTTCTTCAATCAAATTACCAAACCTGCTTATACCACCCGCTTCCGGTGGAACAATGGAGACATTGCCTTCTGGGATAACCGCGCCACCGCACATTTAGCACCCCAGGATCTAGATCATATAGAAGTTGAGCGCGTACTTTATCGCACCACCATTACTGGTGATATCCCCGTCGGACCCGATGGCTTCCGATCGCAAATAGTAGAAGGTGAGCCTTTAACTAGCGAATTACCAACTGTATTGAAAAACAAAGCCGAACAGCGAGAACCCGTGCTTTCATAA
- a CDS encoding D-isomer specific 2-hydroxyacid dehydrogenase NAD-binding protein — MTKLILPIELATEIEPNLPSDTKFVRVDSDGNFDGDPSDAEVYLNGFKLKPTTLHKVLTTAPKIRWQQTPSAGVNHILTPTFLEHDIILTNGAGVHAIPISEFVLSLILYHAKQLRELQAAHDRQHWRRSWLVLPELANSTVLILGTGNIGQAIASRLKAFGTRVWGGRRRPEALPNFDKIVGQNEWHALLPEVDYLVVATPLTPETKALIDEEVLRALPNHGYLINVGRGAVVDESALTKALAEGWIGGAALDTVSIEPLPQESPLWSLPNLLITPHTSAISPALKERIAALFLDNLQRFRNGQPLRNVVNKQAGY; from the coding sequence ATGACAAAACTAATTTTACCTATAGAGCTTGCTACTGAGATTGAGCCAAATCTACCATCAGATACAAAATTTGTCCGGGTAGATAGCGATGGTAATTTTGATGGCGATCCCAGCGATGCGGAAGTTTATCTGAATGGGTTTAAATTAAAACCCACGACTCTACATAAAGTGCTAACAACTGCGCCTAAAATACGTTGGCAACAAACTCCTAGTGCGGGTGTAAATCATATTCTCACGCCCACTTTTCTGGAACACGATATTATCCTAACTAATGGCGCAGGGGTTCATGCAATTCCCATTTCGGAATTTGTTTTGAGTTTGATTCTTTATCACGCCAAGCAGTTACGAGAATTGCAAGCAGCTCACGATCGGCAGCATTGGCGCAGAAGCTGGTTAGTACTGCCAGAGTTAGCAAATTCCACTGTATTAATTCTCGGTACCGGAAATATAGGACAAGCGATCGCATCTCGTCTGAAAGCATTCGGAACGCGAGTTTGGGGTGGTCGTCGTCGTCCAGAAGCGCTACCAAATTTTGATAAAATTGTCGGTCAAAATGAATGGCACGCCTTATTACCAGAAGTTGACTATTTAGTTGTAGCAACACCTCTGACACCAGAAACCAAAGCTTTAATTGATGAAGAAGTACTGCGAGCGCTCCCTAATCATGGTTATTTAATTAATGTTGGTCGCGGTGCAGTTGTGGATGAATCAGCATTAACTAAAGCCCTCGCTGAAGGCTGGATTGGAGGTGCAGCATTAGACACTGTCTCTATTGAACCCCTACCACAAGAAAGCCCTCTGTGGTCATTACCCAATCTCTTAATTACACCGCATACTTCCGCAATTTCTCCAGCATTAAAAGAGCGCATTGCTGCCTTATTTCTCGATAATTTACAGCGTTTCCGAAATGGTCAACCTTTACGGAATGTAGTCAATAAACAAGCAGGATACTAA
- a CDS encoding aliphatic sulfonates ABC transporter substrate-binding protein, with protein MRLKRRDLLGLGISTASLAACSKLTNSPSNTSNSATPVAANTDVSSAKLRLGFQPPYVAVYALREQKLLEKALAEKSTSVEFRRMLSLKPVTEALSASAIDLGLGGTPVAAIAAGQPIKIIALVERSPKTHALLVLPNSPIKKIADLKGKKLGNPSGKSYYFAIRVLERAGLKDTDIEWVQIENDAGRSALLSGAIDVWGTWDPFYASAEVAKEVVPLVDGEGYQLNYVALFGRTDYLEKNPETIQKFLQAYKQAISWAKDNRQAAVDILVKENKLSPQAVALTLGRRNLIFEVPNDEYRQELSNQSQLLTRLGLIKQQPNWDQAIDTTLAKAIAS; from the coding sequence ATGAGGCTAAAACGCCGCGATTTACTGGGTTTGGGTATATCAACAGCATCTTTAGCTGCTTGTAGTAAATTAACTAATTCTCCATCCAACACATCTAATAGTGCTACCCCTGTAGCAGCTAACACTGATGTGAGTTCCGCCAAACTGCGTCTAGGCTTTCAACCACCATACGTTGCTGTATATGCATTAAGAGAACAAAAGTTATTAGAGAAAGCTTTGGCAGAAAAATCAACTAGTGTTGAGTTTCGCCGGATGTTATCACTCAAACCAGTGACAGAAGCACTATCTGCTAGCGCTATAGATTTGGGTTTGGGTGGCACACCAGTAGCCGCAATTGCAGCAGGTCAACCTATTAAGATAATTGCTTTAGTTGAGCGTAGTCCCAAAACCCATGCTTTGTTAGTTCTACCTAATTCACCAATCAAAAAAATTGCTGATTTAAAAGGGAAAAAACTCGGTAATCCATCGGGTAAAAGCTACTATTTTGCAATTAGAGTATTAGAACGTGCAGGACTTAAAGATACTGATATAGAGTGGGTACAAATTGAGAATGATGCAGGCAGATCCGCATTATTATCAGGTGCAATTGATGTTTGGGGAACGTGGGACCCTTTTTATGCCAGTGCTGAAGTTGCGAAAGAAGTAGTACCCTTAGTTGATGGAGAAGGTTATCAGTTAAATTATGTAGCTTTGTTTGGGCGAACAGATTATCTAGAAAAGAATCCAGAGACTATACAGAAGTTTTTGCAAGCCTATAAACAAGCAATATCTTGGGCAAAAGATAACCGTCAAGCAGCAGTAGATATTTTGGTTAAAGAAAATAAGTTATCACCACAGGCGGTGGCTTTAACTTTAGGCCGTCGAAACCTTATATTTGAAGTTCCAAATGATGAGTATCGCCAAGAACTGAGCAATCAGTCTCAATTACTTACTCGTCTGGGATTGATCAAACAACAGCCAAATTGGGATCAAGCGATTGATACAACCTTGGCGAAAGCGATCGCATCCTAA
- a CDS encoding chaperonin Cpn10 produces the protein MAAIALSVSTVKPLGDRIFIKISESEEKTAGGILLPDSAKEKPQVGEIVAVGPGKRNDNGTIQTIDVAVGNKVLFSKYSGTDIKLGTEDYVLLSEKDILAIVS, from the coding sequence ATGGCAGCTATAGCATTAAGCGTATCTACTGTTAAGCCTTTGGGCGATCGCATTTTCATCAAGATTAGTGAGTCTGAAGAGAAAACAGCGGGAGGTATTCTTCTGCCTGATAGTGCTAAAGAAAAGCCACAGGTGGGTGAAATAGTTGCCGTCGGCCCTGGTAAACGCAACGATAACGGCACTATTCAAACTATAGATGTTGCTGTTGGCAATAAAGTTCTGTTCTCCAAATACTCAGGTACCGATATCAAGTTAGGTACAGAAGATTATGTTCTATTGTCTGAAAAGGACATCTTGGCAATTGTTTCATAG
- a CDS encoding chaperonin GroEL, which produces MAKRIIYNENARRALEKGIDILAEAVAVTLGPKGRNVVLEKKFGAPQIVNDGVTIAKEIELEDHVENTGVSLIRQAASKTNDAAGDGTTTATVLAHAIVKEGLRNVAAGANAIELKRGIDKATGFLVEKIKEHARPVEDSKAIAQVAAISAGNDEVVGALIAEALDKVGREGVISLEEGKSVTTELEVTEGLNFDKGYISPYFATDAERLEAVFDEPFLLLTDKKIALVQDLVPVLEQVARAGRPLVIIAEDIEKEALATLVVNRLRGVLNVAAVKAPGFGDRRKAILEDIAILTGGQLITEDAGLRLDATKLDQLGKARRVTITKDSTTLVAEGNEQAVKARVEQIRRQIEETESSYDKEKLQERLAKLAGGVAVVKVGAATETELKDRKLRLEDAINATKAAVEEGIVPGGGTTLAHLAPGLEEWAKSNLVNEELTGALIVSRALSAPLKRIAENAGQNGAVIAERVKEKEFNVGYDATTGEFVDLFAAGIVDPAKVTRSAVQNAASIAGMVLTTEAIVVDKPEPKEATPAAPGGGGLGGDFDY; this is translated from the coding sequence ATGGCTAAACGCATCATTTACAACGAAAATGCTCGTCGCGCCTTGGAAAAAGGAATTGACATTCTCGCTGAAGCAGTAGCAGTTACCCTCGGCCCTAAAGGTCGTAACGTTGTTTTAGAAAAGAAATTTGGCGCGCCGCAAATTGTTAATGATGGAGTCACCATCGCTAAAGAAATTGAATTGGAAGATCACGTTGAAAACACAGGTGTATCTCTAATTCGTCAAGCTGCTTCTAAAACTAACGATGCTGCTGGAGACGGTACTACAACTGCAACTGTTTTGGCTCACGCGATTGTCAAAGAAGGTTTGCGGAACGTAGCTGCTGGTGCGAATGCTATCGAACTCAAACGCGGTATCGACAAAGCCACAGGTTTTCTAGTAGAGAAAATCAAAGAACATGCGCGTCCTGTGGAAGATTCTAAAGCGATCGCGCAAGTTGCCGCAATCTCTGCCGGTAACGATGAAGTCGTAGGTGCTTTAATTGCTGAAGCCTTAGATAAAGTTGGTCGTGAAGGCGTTATTTCCCTAGAAGAAGGTAAGTCAGTCACCACCGAACTAGAAGTTACAGAAGGCTTGAACTTCGACAAGGGTTATATCTCTCCCTATTTTGCCACCGATGCCGAGCGCTTGGAAGCAGTATTCGATGAGCCTTTCCTGCTATTAACCGACAAGAAAATCGCATTAGTACAAGACCTCGTACCCGTACTTGAGCAAGTAGCGCGTGCTGGTCGTCCTTTGGTAATTATTGCCGAAGATATTGAAAAAGAAGCTTTAGCAACCCTAGTAGTTAACCGTTTGCGTGGTGTGCTGAATGTAGCAGCTGTTAAAGCACCTGGATTTGGCGATCGCCGCAAAGCTATCCTAGAAGACATTGCCATCCTCACTGGCGGACAGTTAATTACCGAAGACGCTGGTTTGAGACTAGATGCTACTAAACTCGATCAACTCGGCAAAGCTCGCCGCGTCACCATCACCAAAGATAGCACCACCCTCGTTGCAGAAGGTAACGAGCAAGCTGTAAAAGCACGAGTAGAGCAAATCCGCCGCCAAATCGAAGAAACCGAATCTTCCTACGATAAAGAGAAACTGCAAGAACGTTTAGCAAAACTCGCAGGTGGGGTTGCAGTCGTAAAAGTGGGTGCGGCTACAGAAACCGAACTCAAAGACCGCAAGCTACGTCTGGAAGACGCTATCAACGCCACTAAAGCTGCTGTGGAAGAGGGTATCGTTCCCGGTGGTGGTACAACACTGGCACATCTAGCACCTGGCTTGGAAGAATGGGCAAAGTCTAACCTAGTGAATGAAGAATTAACAGGCGCATTGATTGTATCTCGCGCACTGTCTGCACCTTTAAAGAGAATTGCTGAAAACGCCGGTCAAAACGGTGCAGTAATTGCAGAACGAGTCAAAGAAAAAGAATTCAACGTTGGTTACGACGCAACCACTGGCGAATTCGTAGATTTGTTTGCAGCTGGGATTGTCGATCCCGCCAAGGTTACCCGCTCCGCCGTGCAGAATGCTGCGTCAATTGCAGGTATGGTATTAACCACCGAAGCCATTGTAGTTGACAAGCCAGAACCCAAAGAAGCTACTCCTGCTGCACCCGGTGGCGGTGGCTTAGGTGGCGATTTCGATTACTAA
- a CDS encoding fumarate reductase/succinate dehydrogenase flavoprotein-like protein produces MLTVDSETELQLTADVLVIGGGPAAAWAASAAAAQGVKVIIADKGFLGTSGAAAASGNGIMAPSPENWDKVVSERYRIGNNLANLRWIERVIEKTWLSLPLVEDWGYRFPKENGESVRQSYYGPEYMRVLRKHLLRVGVQILDQSPALELLLAEDGSVAGARGVQRQNHRTYTVRAGAVVLANGGCAYLSKALGCNTNTGDGLLMAVEAGGELSSMEASNHYAISTAFNATVTRGVPFGWASYSDEAGNDLGGYINGRRDPAFLPNALLKGPVYARLDRATPEVKAVIEKSHFIAYLPYKKAGIDPYTERVPVTLVLEGTVRGTGGIRIINDSCGTKVPGLYAAGDAASREFLAGLASGGGGPNAAWAISTGQWAGEGAAAFAKSLGAHAHERVVYLAGQAGMRSQSTTSETFDSQAIVRGVQAEVFPLEKNYLRSEQKLLDSLAKLETLWQQVQGNPKQDTVRDIEFSRRAAALTAVARWGYFSALHRKETRSEHIRIDYPETDPNQRYYQATGGLNKLWVRRDWITDETTTSPVLTTQTTASVS; encoded by the coding sequence TTGCTCACAGTCGATAGCGAAACAGAACTTCAACTAACCGCCGATGTGCTGGTAATTGGTGGCGGGCCCGCCGCAGCATGGGCCGCATCAGCCGCCGCCGCCCAAGGTGTGAAAGTCATCATTGCAGATAAAGGTTTTCTGGGTACAAGCGGTGCAGCAGCAGCCAGTGGAAATGGCATCATGGCCCCTTCTCCAGAAAATTGGGACAAAGTTGTATCAGAACGTTACCGCATCGGAAATAACCTCGCTAACTTACGTTGGATTGAACGTGTCATTGAAAAAACTTGGCTAAGTTTGCCCCTAGTGGAAGATTGGGGCTATCGTTTCCCTAAAGAAAATGGGGAATCCGTGCGCCAAAGTTATTATGGCCCGGAATATATGCGGGTACTTCGCAAACACCTGTTGCGTGTGGGCGTGCAAATTCTCGACCAAAGCCCCGCTTTAGAACTGTTATTAGCTGAAGATGGCTCTGTAGCTGGTGCTAGAGGTGTACAGAGGCAAAATCATCGCACCTATACCGTTCGTGCTGGCGCAGTAGTTTTAGCAAATGGCGGTTGTGCATACTTGAGTAAAGCTTTAGGTTGTAATACCAATACAGGTGATGGACTGCTGATGGCTGTGGAAGCTGGCGGCGAACTCTCCAGTATGGAAGCTTCTAATCACTATGCCATCTCGACCGCTTTTAATGCCACGGTTACAAGGGGAGTTCCCTTTGGCTGGGCTAGTTACAGCGATGAAGCAGGTAACGATTTAGGCGGTTATATCAATGGTCGTCGCGATCCCGCATTCCTTCCCAACGCCCTCTTAAAAGGCCCTGTTTATGCTCGTTTGGATCGAGCCACACCTGAAGTTAAAGCCGTAATTGAAAAATCGCATTTCATCGCGTATCTACCTTATAAAAAAGCTGGTATTGACCCCTATACAGAACGAGTACCTGTAACACTAGTTTTAGAAGGTACAGTCCGGGGCACAGGTGGAATTCGGATTATCAATGATAGTTGCGGGACAAAAGTACCTGGACTATACGCTGCTGGTGATGCAGCATCGCGAGAATTTTTAGCTGGTTTAGCTTCTGGGGGTGGTGGCCCTAATGCTGCTTGGGCAATATCTACAGGACAATGGGCAGGAGAAGGTGCAGCCGCCTTTGCGAAAAGTTTGGGCGCTCATGCTCATGAAAGAGTTGTGTATCTTGCTGGACAAGCGGGAATGCGTTCTCAATCTACCACATCTGAAACATTCGATAGTCAAGCGATCGTGCGTGGTGTTCAAGCGGAGGTATTCCCCCTAGAGAAGAATTACCTGCGTTCTGAACAGAAACTTCTGGATTCTCTCGCCAAATTAGAAACTTTGTGGCAGCAAGTACAAGGGAATCCGAAACAAGATACCGTGCGCGATATCGAATTTTCTCGACGAGCTGCTGCGCTGACGGCTGTAGCAAGATGGGGATATTTTAGCGCTTTACATCGCAAAGAAACCCGCAGCGAACATATTCGCATAGACTATCCCGAAACCGATCCCAATCAGCGTTATTACCAAGCCACAGGCGGTTTAAATAAGCTGTGGGTAAGACGGGATTGGATTACAGATGAGACTACGACATCACCAGTATTAACAACTCAAACAACAGCCTCAGTATCATGA
- a CDS encoding 4Fe-4S ferredoxin iron-sulfur binding domain-containing protein gives MIELVSHQLCINCNVCVQVCPTNVFDAVPNQPPAIARQEDCQTCFMCEAYCPADALYVAPQSHTNVAVNEDELIDSGIMGEYRRILGWGYGRKNNSELDTAHKLRQLPRPYQS, from the coding sequence ATGATCGAGCTTGTCAGCCATCAACTCTGCATTAATTGCAATGTCTGCGTTCAAGTTTGCCCTACCAATGTCTTTGACGCAGTTCCTAACCAACCACCTGCGATCGCGCGTCAGGAAGACTGTCAAACTTGCTTTATGTGTGAAGCATACTGTCCAGCAGATGCACTCTATGTTGCACCCCAATCTCATACCAATGTTGCGGTCAACGAGGATGAGTTAATTGACAGTGGGATTATGGGTGAATATCGTCGCATCTTAGGTTGGGGATATGGCAGAAAAAACAATAGTGAATTAGACACTGCTCATAAATTACGCCAACTACCACGCCCTTATCAAAGTTAA